One part of the Gemmatimonadaceae bacterium genome encodes these proteins:
- a CDS encoding leucine--tRNA ligase, which translates to MHTPEPASLSHGSIDDGYRPATVEAKWQARWRERGTDRTDLQSGKRPFYALMMFPYPSAEGLHVGNLFAFTGNDVYARFHRLQGHEVFEPFGYDAFGIHSENYALKVGMHPMRLIPRNIANFRRQVERAGLMIDWRHEVDTTDPSYYKWTQWVFLQLHRHGLAYKKKAAVNWCPSCKTVLANEQVVGGACERCGTTVEQRVLEQWFFRISDYAGRLLDNLAKIDWSETTKTAQRNWIGRSEGAELVFRVEGTPHAIPVFTTRPDTVFGATYMVIAPEHPLVEALTTPAQRADVDAYRAKAARQDLVTRKVNREKTGVFTGSVATNPATGAPIPIWISDYVLMEYGTGAIMAVPGHDERDFEFAAAFGLPIVRVVAGPGEDGATPLAGARVETDGGHLVNSGAFDGRTVDDGKREIIAWLEERGAGKALVNYRLHDWCISRQRYWGPPIPMINCDACGPQPVPESDLPVLLPDIEDYRPDDSGISPLARHAEWYHVPCPRCGGPGRRETDVSDTFLDSGWYFLRYPSATRDDVAFDRELTRRWLPVTSYIGGNEHAVLHLLYSRFITMVLHDMGYLDFEEPFTRFRAHGLIIKDGAKMSKTKGNVVVPDTFIDRWGADAFRTYLMFLGPYEEGGDFRDAGISGVSRFLDRLWLAATQCHGDGAPDEPVMRKLHQTIRKVGADIPKLGYNTAIAALMEYMNVLRKGERRPHRAEVEPVIQMVAPFAPHIAEELWERLGHDTSVFDGGWPAYDDVLARDASIELAVQVNGKLRGTLTVGAQVTQEEVVALALADAGIARFLTGPIRKTVFVPGRLLSLVV; encoded by the coding sequence ACGTGTACGCGCGCTTTCACCGACTCCAGGGTCACGAGGTCTTCGAGCCGTTCGGGTACGATGCGTTCGGCATCCATTCCGAGAACTACGCGCTCAAGGTCGGGATGCACCCGATGCGGCTGATCCCGCGCAACATCGCGAACTTCCGCCGTCAGGTGGAGCGCGCGGGGCTCATGATCGACTGGCGGCATGAGGTCGATACCACGGACCCGTCGTACTACAAATGGACGCAGTGGGTCTTTCTCCAGCTCCACCGCCACGGGCTTGCCTACAAGAAGAAAGCGGCTGTGAACTGGTGCCCGAGCTGCAAGACCGTCCTGGCCAACGAGCAGGTGGTGGGCGGGGCGTGCGAGCGGTGCGGCACCACCGTGGAGCAGCGCGTCCTCGAGCAGTGGTTCTTCCGCATCAGCGACTACGCCGGGCGTCTGCTCGACAACCTCGCGAAGATCGACTGGTCGGAGACCACCAAGACCGCGCAGCGCAACTGGATCGGGCGCTCGGAAGGGGCTGAGCTCGTGTTCAGGGTCGAGGGCACGCCGCACGCCATCCCGGTCTTCACCACGCGGCCCGACACGGTGTTCGGTGCGACCTACATGGTGATTGCGCCGGAGCACCCGCTGGTCGAAGCGTTGACGACGCCAGCGCAGCGCGCCGATGTCGATGCGTATCGCGCGAAGGCCGCGCGGCAGGATCTCGTGACACGCAAGGTGAATCGGGAGAAGACCGGCGTTTTCACCGGGAGCGTCGCGACGAACCCGGCAACGGGCGCACCCATCCCGATCTGGATCTCCGACTACGTGCTCATGGAATACGGCACCGGCGCGATCATGGCGGTGCCGGGCCACGACGAACGCGACTTCGAGTTCGCCGCCGCGTTCGGGCTGCCGATCGTTCGGGTCGTGGCCGGTCCGGGAGAAGACGGCGCGACGCCGCTCGCCGGAGCGCGGGTCGAGACCGACGGCGGACACCTGGTGAACAGCGGCGCGTTCGACGGCCGCACCGTCGACGACGGCAAGCGCGAGATCATCGCGTGGCTCGAGGAGCGCGGCGCGGGAAAGGCGCTCGTGAACTATCGCCTGCATGACTGGTGCATCTCGCGGCAGCGCTACTGGGGTCCACCGATCCCGATGATCAACTGCGACGCGTGCGGGCCGCAGCCGGTGCCGGAGTCGGACCTTCCGGTGCTGCTGCCGGACATCGAGGACTATCGGCCGGACGACTCGGGCATCTCGCCGTTGGCGCGGCACGCCGAGTGGTATCACGTGCCGTGCCCGCGCTGTGGCGGACCGGGGCGGCGCGAGACCGACGTGTCGGACACGTTCCTCGACAGTGGCTGGTACTTCCTGCGCTATCCCAGCGCCACGCGCGATGACGTGGCCTTCGACCGCGAACTCACGCGCCGTTGGCTCCCGGTCACGTCGTATATCGGCGGGAACGAACACGCCGTGCTGCACCTGCTCTACTCGCGGTTCATCACCATGGTGCTGCACGACATGGGGTATCTGGACTTCGAGGAGCCCTTCACGCGCTTCCGCGCCCACGGCCTGATCATCAAGGACGGGGCCAAGATGTCCAAGACGAAGGGCAACGTCGTGGTGCCGGACACGTTCATCGACCGGTGGGGCGCGGACGCTTTTCGCACGTACCTCATGTTCCTTGGTCCGTACGAGGAAGGCGGAGATTTCCGCGATGCCGGCATCAGCGGCGTCAGCCGGTTCCTCGATCGCCTCTGGCTGGCGGCCACGCAGTGCCACGGCGATGGCGCGCCTGACGAGCCCGTGATGCGCAAGTTGCACCAGACGATCCGCAAGGTCGGCGCCGACATTCCAAAGCTCGGGTACAACACGGCAATCGCCGCGCTCATGGAGTACATGAACGTGTTGCGAAAGGGAGAGCGACGGCCACACCGCGCCGAGGTGGAACCGGTGATCCAGATGGTGGCGCCGTTTGCGCCGCACATCGCCGAAGAACTCTGGGAACGCCTTGGGCACGATACGAGTGTGTTCGACGGCGGATGGCCGGCGTACGACGACGTGCTGGCGCGCGACGCCTCGATCGAGCTTGCCGTGCAGGTGAACGGCAAGCTCCGTGGGACGCTCACCGTCGGAGCGCAGGTGACGCAGGAGGAGGTGGTCGCGCTGGCTCTGGCGGATGCCGGGATCGCCCGATTCCTCACCGGCCCGATCCGAAAGACCGTGTTCGTGCCGGGTCGACTGCTGAGTCTGGTGGTGTAG